AGtgcaaatttatttatatagatTAATCGTGAGTCCATCATTTAATTTGACAAAGTtacagcaaaataaaaatggaaaggAAAGAACTCTATGTACTGATTAAAGGAAAGATTTCCTACAGTGCTATTAGGAACTCATTTTCACAGTTCATTGTATTTAGCAAGATTGGCATGCAGCTGCTTTTCTTAAAGTGTTGTTTTGGATTTTCactttcttttttcattttctcattGTGGTGAAACTTAAAGGTACACATGTGGCCATCCGGGAGTAAAACAGTTGTGATTAGAATCATTAAGATTGTTCTCGTTCTCACATGGCAGATTGATATGATGTTACATCACAGGTGTCGCTTTCAGTAACTTCAGAGAGAAGTGAAACACTGTACAGTGTACAATTTCAGTGCTTGTGTATCACCAACATTATATAGGATCTACtgtataagtggaatttttagcgagatacaaatttagcgatttttcCATAGAAATGGATCTATATATTTAGCAAGTGCTAATTTTAGCAACTTTATAATTTCAGAAAAGATAACTAATACCTTCAATACCGAATAAATTGTCAGCGATATTGAATTTCAGCAATCTCATCACtctcgctaataatgccaaaattaaatcctcgctaaaattTCGGCTTATACGGTAATACAATATGGTATTGTGCTGTTGGTAGCAATTTGGACTAAGCTTGTCATTCCTTTGAAATCAAGTTTGAGGGGATATAGTAACATGAGTGTGGTTTGTTAGTGTGTAGGAGAGTGAGTGCCCGAGTTAGTGTGGATGCATGAGTGGGTATGTGCTCATAAGTGAGTGTTTGTATGCATGAGTTGTGTGTGTGAGTGAGACTGTGTGCACAAGTGATTGTTTGTGAGATTGAGTGTGCGAgtaaagtgtgtgtgtgtgtgtgttagtgtTTCAATTGTGAGATTGAGTGTCTGTGTGAGTTATTGATTGTGAGAATGTTTGTGAGTGAGTATGTAACTCCAATATTTATAAGTGAGGCCTGGGGTTGTTTGTGAGAGCGTGTGTGTGAGTGATTGTTTGTGAGAGTGTGTGTTTGTGAGTATGTAACTCCAATATTTATAAGTGAGGCCTGGGGTTGTTTGTGAGAGTGTGAGTATGTAACTCCAGTATTTATAAGTGAGGCCTGAGGTTGCTCTGCTTTTATGGTCTCTTATAATGAGTGTCAACAGAATCAGTCTTTATTCTAGCATGactcaaattgaaatttatttactgttttaaaaatgatgaCGAGTCGAAAGAAAAATACATGCAGTAGAATTTTGATTCTTTGTTCAGAATTACTATCCATGATTAGGAATGATTGTTATGCATGATTAGCACTGAtgatattttattgttattttctgCCGTGAAATAGATCATTGGGATCACACATCACGTATGTTTCAgctttacaatattattatttaGTTATACCTATTGTGACCAGTAGACTCACCTTGGTTTCCTTATTTTGGTGTTGAGTGGGCGTTTCTTTACTATGTGGTGTAAACATTAGAACGTGTAGCTCTTCAACATGATTGAGGTCTAAATCTCTGTAGTACGTGCACAATAGACAGATTCGGTAGATTACAGGTAGTTGGACAAGGAGcacatcaattttttttttaatttctgaaaGATAATTTCTTGCACTGAATTATTTTATAAAGTTTGATTTCAGTTTATGTTAatagataaattgataatgaaatataccAACCATTCTCACTGCtatatatgcccccccccccccccccccccccttccacacaaacacacacacacccataCATGTGCAATGAGATGATCATATGTAAAAGTAGAACACCATATTGTCAACTCAAGAAAGCAGATTTGGAGTCCCAAAACTTGTttgattataaatatttattgcaGTACATCTATACATGCATGCttattacttgtacatgtatgaaacttgtgaaaatgtgaaaaataatttttaaaagaaaaaaaaaaacatacagtattttaatttgaaaagtgaaaatggtaactctctctctctctctctctctctctctctctctctctctctctctctaagtTGTGAAGTTTCTGGCTGTGATCATTGCTGAAATGTGAGGTGATGTACGGTGGCACTACCCCTTCAGTATCAAATTGTGACCATTTTCTGCATGGACTCACTCTGCATTTTTTTTCTAGTGTGATAATTTAAAACTTGATTTGATTTGTTAaagtatattttacattttcctCCATGTGGATTTTCAGAGCATATATTCATTTTACAGTATTTGACAAAGTGTTGTCTGAattttattgttcattttaaaacttttttttaataaaagacTAATGAAATGATTCTATTTGATAATGTCACGGCTGTCTTTTACAGAATTTAATAAGCTCATACAAATGTACTAAAGTAATAAGTTCAAATTAGATTTTATAAAAGACAATTTATTgtgatatttatgtattgcttaCAGTGAAAGCAAGAGAAAAATACTGTCATTCATTAAAGgtgaattttgatatgattaGTGTTTATATCCAAAATTATACACACTTTTGGTAGATGTCACTGTGATGTCATTAAGTTCAGAGACCATTCAAGACCAACCAAGTCAGATAAAGACACATCGACGTAAGGGAAGCACGGGGAGGATCGAGCTTCCGACCCTGAATCCACTGCCGACCTCACTGGCCTACGATATGAGGTAAATACAGAGGAAAACATGCAAGCAGTTTAAGCTCATACCAGGGAAAATTTGTAGTTTATGTGATCTACATGTAAGTAGTTCTTAGATGTGGACATCAGAATAACTTTTAGAGGTGTACATTGTGTTACATCATCACATACCCCCAGCTGATCTCTTCTTTCACTCATGATGTGATGTGTAAGAAGATGAGATCAGCGATGATTGTCTGATGACGATTGTACTGAGGTTAAATTGTTCATACATTTCTGTGTACATTGAGATGAGAATCTTTAAATCTTGTACCTCATTCctatgaattcatgtttagAATGCACCTTAAAGTGGTATGGCATAGGAATTCTAACATGTAAATGGGAAAATAGAAATTTTGTAATTGACAAAACAATTTTCAGTTGTGAACGTAAGAGGTTAAAACATGACTTTTCTTAATTTGTGATTGGTTAATTTTAGAAAAGTGCAGCAAATGGTGGAAATGAGAACAGATGTGGGACATGCTCGGGCCTGGGTCAGGCTTGCTCTTGAAAAGAAGATGCTAGCATCCCATCTCAAAGAGCTTCTGTCTGATGCAGAGTTACTCAGGTACTTAATTGAAACATTCCTTAACATATACAGAATTGTTTAGATATTTGAGAGGAACCTACTGTATATAAATACATTCTGCAAATTAATTGGTTCCCATATAAGAACCAGTTTATGACAGGAAATAGCAACAATCATGGTGAGTATGGTAGTTCCTGTAGATCCCtgttttatacattgtattaaGTCTTATTATGGTGAGTACGGTAGGTCCTGTAGATCCCtgttttatacattgtattaaGTCTTATTCTGGTTTTAATGTTTGTTTCGATATGATAAAATGGTTAAGGTACCTGTATATCATAGAGGGGGTCAGCAACATTCCAGTTTCCTGAGAGTAAGTCTATTTCTCGAGGTGAAGCTGATCTTAActgtatattgtatgttattGTACAGGAACTTGTACAAGAGATATGCCTTCCTGCGATGCGAGGATGAGAGAGAACAGTTCTTGTTTCATCTACTCTCCCTGAACGCTGTGGACTATTTCTCATATACCAACTCTTTCCTAAACACAGGTACACAATTAGTTATCAGAGTTACACCTGAACACAGGTACACAATCAGTTATCAGAGTTACACCTGAACACAGGTACACAATCAGTTATCAGAGTTACACCTGAACACAGGTATACAATCTGTTATCAGAGTAAATCTGAACACAGGTGCACAATCAGTTATCAAAGTTACACCTGAACACAGGTACACAATCCGTTATCAGAGTTACACCTGAACACAGGTATACAATCAGTTATCAGAGTTACACCTGAACACAGGTACACAATCTGTTATCAGAGTTACACCTGAACACAGGTACACAATCAGTTGAGTTCAGTTACAGAGTTACATATACCCTTAAACTTACAAGAAAACATCACAAAGTGTCAGGCCATTTGATGTTTGACTGAAGCaaacattttctataaaaaaaaatttgtttatttgttgCAGTTGTACCATACAAAGTGCTAATTTTTCCTAGTCCTAAGTTTGGTTGTTCGACCACTAGTGCTAATCCATGGATCAGCTTTGCTGGTCAGCACGGGGAGACCGGGGTGATTGATATCCCCAAAGGATGCCTGGAATTTAATGTAGAGGTCAGTGGTGCTATTGAAAGTGCAAGGAAAATGTCCGAAAAGATGTGTTTAGTACTagaatatatttctgaaaagaTCAAAGTGATATACAACTGTATTATTCTGTTAACATTAAAGGCTTAAttatattatgtgtaaatattaGGCTAAATGATTTGAGtattattttatcattacaaACTATTCAATGTACAAGTAGATTTTTGTGGTCTTCTTTGTGTGTGACTTTTAATCCTGTAGTTGTGGAGGAAATCGTATAAATAGAAACTTTTATTGACTTGATAGAGATATTGGGGTATTGTAAATTACAGCACAAGAATCTTGGGATACTGACAACACTTCGTATCGGCCATGACAACACCGGTCTCACCCCCCGCTGGCTTGTGGAGTACGTTCTCGTCAGGAATGAGTTAACAGGACATCTCTACAAGTACgaacaaataaacaaatttcTGTACTGGTTCCctaaatgtaaaaaaaagaaatgattgaGATggtgttattacatgtactatacaatACCAGCATATGAAGTTTGTATTTTGAAAGAGTGTAAATGATTCTCTATTTGATATTGCATTTTGATGTCATGTGCCAAATAGTGTCAATGTTGCATGCTGGGAAATGGAATTTCCACTGTAttgatcataatgataaaataattctaTAAAGGAAGATatgcagtaaaacatggttatagtgaacctccaggatCATTGAAAAACGAGTCAttgtaaccaaacttcattatatccaataagattttctttattttcatctcATAGAACAATAagcttgaattcattataagcatgttcattataagggtgttttactgtactgtgATTTCAGATTCCCTTGTGGGAGATGGCTAGGTAAAATGGTGGATGATGGCAGCACAGAGAGATTGCTAGTAGCACAGCTACTTCCACAGCACTCAGATACTTACGGTAACAACCCCCTCTATAAAATtctaatgaatgaatatttacttCACTACTGATACTCAAACACAACATACACACATAACATGGAAGCAAAACAtgaattttaaatgtacattgtagatagcaattacaatgtacattaaCTTGTTATGGAACATTTTGTTATGTTGATAGACATTCCACACCGATTTTGATTATGGATTGCTCCGTttagctgatcaagatatacagtAGGGtttacggtgggtgtgacaggtcaacaggggatgcttattcctcataggcacctgatcccacctctgttatatccagggatctgtgtttgcccaactcttaattttgtattcctcatatgagttatgagatggatcactgttcgtaatcttcactttttctttcACACAAAATTCTCTTTATTAATTGGATAAGAATATCAAATGATCATTCTTGGGCGACAAGATATATTTTAGCAGGAGACCTAAATTGTATGCATATTTCCTTTCAGATTTAGACTTAGCAGTTGCTTCGTCACCCCCAAATAAAGCGATGTCCCCTAATTCACCTAAAAAGTCACCTGATCCAGGTATTTATGcagaatttgtttgtttttgtgtatGGTTATTTTGTAGTGGAATTATTCCAATGCTGTGATTCGCAAAATTCTCCCCTGGAATTGTAATTTCACATACGTGTATAGTTTAccttaaagtacatgtagttatatttaaaatatctgATTTCTTGTTCAGAATATGTCACAAATTCTTTAATCAATTGTTTTTTAGGATCTCTAAGTATTCCAGAAATTCAGGAGAGGCTGGGGCATGCTGTAAACAATCTAGTCAAACATTTCTATAAACCAGAGAAAGAGGTCAGAATACAATTCTATAAACCGGAGAAAGAGGTCAGAATTTATTTCTATAAACCAGAGAAAGCAGTCAGATTTTATTTCTATACAGAGAAAGAGGTCAGAGTTTATTTCAGTAAACCAGAGAGAGGTCCGAGTTTATTTCTGTACAGAGAAAGAGGTCACAGTTTATTTCTGTAAACCAGAGAAAGAGGTCAGAGTTTATTTCTGTAAACCAGAGAAAGAGGTCAGAATTTATTTCTGTAAACCAGAGAAAGAGGTCAGAATTTATTTCTGTACAGAGAAAGAGGTCAGAGTTTATTTCTATTAACCAGAGAAAGAGGTCAgagtttgttgttgttgttgtcggttcctttttatttccgtgCAGTATCATGGGTAATGTCCACACTAGTGGGtccccttccaggtatctggctggctgcacgcatggcagatctcacctcagatctccattctTTCCGGTCTTGAGGGTCAGCAGTAGAGAGCTTCCATTATTTCTATAAACCAGAGAAAGGTCAGAATTTATTTCTGTACTAAAAAAAAGGTCAATTTATTTCTATAAACCAGATAAAGCTGTCAGAATTTATTTCTGTAAACCAAAGAAAGAGGTCAGAGTTTATTTCTATAAAACCAGAGAAAGAGGTCAGAATACATTTCTATAAACCAGATAAAGCTGACAGAATTTATTTCCATACAGAGAAAGGGGTCAGAGTTTATTTCTATTAACCAGAGAAAGAGGTCAGAATTTATTTCTGTACAGAGAAAGAGGTCAGAATTTATTAGAAAGAggtaagggctgttccagaaatgatcaaatgggggggtcgggcggcaaattatatttttttgtgtgggtggtcgtattttttcatattttatttggtccgtggttggactgttaaaaaatatttattatgggtagtgggtagtttctattgttttattttgtgccacgtgggtgttaagttttcagaatatttttattgtcgctcttgtcgtgttggttacaaaacgtcggagggaaaattgaaaacgtgctttcgaaatgctgctttcgaaatcggaagtaacatagaactattcgagttgtcgctctttgcagcacataactttccattatggcactcttcaaattagaggcgcgtttagtagggtccctttggacgtgatggcggcgaattctgttctgtagattattacagtttacagtgcatcgattttgggaatattttgaaaccaataggtattccgttttctaataaaaataggcaaaccttagttgatttatacgagggtaccgatgcgttatatttatcagtcggtgtgatggtgatatagaggcctccgggcgcgggctccattagaagacgaacgattcgtggaaaaacatatccatacccatttcatgataatagcatcgtttggactcccaatctttccaacattcccgccatagatgcctttgattgttgatgtgacatcgtttcttcagaactactgtgatacaatgtcgcacaggcattaccgcgtcattgactagaatgtttgtcccgaaaacctcgcgagatttgtaccgttttcatttttaaaaatatttttgtggtgggtctggttagttttttttttttaattatatgggtcattgtaaaatgagtttattaatttgatgggtcatggggtaattttttatttttttttatgggtgcttggtatatacaaaaggtgcctcccaacccccccatgtatttatttctggaatagccctaagttTATTTCTGTACAGAGAAAGAGGTCAGAGTTTATTTCTGTAAACCAGAGAAAGCAGTCAGAATTTATTTCTGTAAACCAGAGAAACAGGTCAGGGTTCATTTCTATACAGAGAAAGAGGTCAGAATTTATTTCTATAAACCAGAGAAAGAGATCAGTATTAGAGCCTCAAAAATAATACGGAAAGCTATAAA
Above is a genomic segment from Ostrea edulis chromosome 3, xbOstEdul1.1, whole genome shotgun sequence containing:
- the LOC130052550 gene encoding DENN domain-containing protein 5B-like; this encodes MSLSSETIQDQPSQIKTHRRKGSTGRIELPTLNPLPTSLAYDMRKVQQMVEMRTDVGHARAWVRLALEKKMLASHLKELLSDAELLRNLYKRYAFLRCEDEREQFLFHLLSLNAVDYFSYTNSFLNTVVPYKVLIFPSPKFGCSTTSANPWISFAGQHGETGVIDIPKGCLEFNVEHKNLGILTTLRIGHDNTGLTPRWLVEYVLVRNELTGHLYKFPCGRWLGKMVDDGSTERLLVAQLLPQHSDTYDLDLAVASSPPNKAMSPNSPKKSPDPGSLSIPEIQERLGHAVNNLVKHFYKPEKERGNLTYLLCGDQGLVHCLELVFHYGFRSSRLFRNKFFIWDYLEKVKQHFEGVLTGEVRQPISDGATAGYWIYCNFLNKINSATESVGKDGKFQIFVCVGIRDHLIQKLLPLVANTPVTAQMYEENSFLRNYSHINYLVHILGTLEEFQVTLESSLLRGLDI